The proteins below come from a single Oncorhynchus gorbuscha isolate QuinsamMale2020 ecotype Even-year linkage group LG12, OgorEven_v1.0, whole genome shotgun sequence genomic window:
- the LOC123990471 gene encoding nuclear pore complex protein Nup107-like yields MVLLRRLCLPMMSFLLQTVLQRTQRHQESLRLADIIASDQHRLYEVFSKEELRKFLQKMRESSLLLLDKGLDPLGYEIQP; encoded by the exons ATGGTGCTGCTTCGTCGTCTCTGTCTGCCCATGATGTCCTTCCTGTTGCAGACAGTACTGCAGAGAACACAACGTCACCAGGAGAGTCTCAGACTGGCTGATATCATCGCCTCAGACCAACACCGCCTCTACGAG gtGTTCTCCAAGGAGGAGCTGAGGAAGTTCCTTCAGAAGATGAGGGAGTCGTCTCTTCTCTTATTGGATAAGGGTCTAGACCCGCTGGGGTACGAGATCCAACCATAA